One Sebastes umbrosus isolate fSebUmb1 chromosome 6, fSebUmb1.pri, whole genome shotgun sequence DNA window includes the following coding sequences:
- the asb14b gene encoding dynein heavy chain 12, axonemal → MTTETEDDFYQSEDDLDEDEATQYIIEQSLIEYRKLKGLNPSDLKASEDPDEIFQAIKEGDEDTLNRLAVQPESLSRVDERGWIPLHEAAAHENKRILEIIFSASPPGAAQCRTLKGETPLFLAVVHGLRDNATFLLQNGCSPDLQNDEQDSPLVAAIMNDQYDLATLLLRYSAKVDQTGPLNRTALHESAFLGLENFVYLLLQSGANPNACDIKQKTPLALAAQNGHLNVVEVLIEKGAHVWCESESGTILFDAAASGNPDVISLLLDHGADPNIPLYSGHLPIHRVAYHGHILALEHLIPVTKLDAVKESGMSPLHSAAAGGHAQCVEMLLKADHDPNFMLHPRVRHNYDDERRSALFFAVSNNDLQCTRLLLDAGAMVNQDPINCLQVALRQGNYELINTLLKFGANVNYYSRVNTTHFPSALQYALKDEVMLRMILNHGYDVKRCFDCPYGDSSHDYAAWTTSIIKDMVFCEVITVSWLKHLSAQVVRIMLDYTDHVSFCTKLKETLEEQNQWPEICHIQRNTRSLKHLCRLRIRAHLIRLRMRAPVFINFLPLPPRLKDYLRYKEFDVYSRGSLVNPQ, encoded by the exons ATGACCACAGAGACAGAAGATGACTTTTATCAGTCGGAGGACGATTTGGATGAAGATGAGGCAACCCAATATATAATTGAACAAAGTCTGATTGAATATAGAAAGCTCAAAGGATTGAACCCAAG TGATCTGAAAGCCAGTGAAGACCCTGATGAGATCTTCCAAGCAATCAAGGAGG GTGATGAAGATACACTGAACAGACTGGCAGTGCAACCAGAGTCTCTGTCCAGAGTAGACGAGCGAGGATGGATCCCGCTGCATGAGGCTGCAGCGCACGAGAATAAAAGGATACTAGAGATTATCTTCTCAG CATCACCCCCAGGTGCAGCCCAGTGTCGCACTCTAAAGGGTGAGACGCCCCTGTTTCTGGCTGTGGTTCATGGACTCAGAGACAACGCCACATTCCTGTTACAGAACGGTTGTAGCCCGGATCTCCAGAATGATGAGCAGGATTCTCCATTAGTGGCAG CTATTATGAATGACCAGTACGACTTGGCCACACTATTGCTTCGCTACAGTGCCAAAGTAGACCAAACAGGACCACTGAACAGGACAGCTCTACACGAGTCAGCTTTTTTAGGCCTGGAgaactttgtctatttgctcCTGCAATCTGGTGCCAACCCAAATGCTTGTGACATCAAACAGAAAACTCCCCTAGCTCTGGCTGCACAGAATGGACATCTGAACGTGGTGGAAGTCCTCATAGAAAAAG GAGCCCATGTGTGGTGTGAATCGGAGTCAGGCACTATCCTGTTTGATGCAGCAGCGTCAGGAAACCCTGACGTAATCTCCTTGCTGCTGGACCATGGGGCAGATCCCAACATACCTCTTTACAGTGGGCACCTGCCAATTCACCGTGTGGCCTACCATGGACACATACT GGCACTGGAGCACCTCATCCCAGTCACCAAGCTCGACGCTGTAAAGGAAAGTGGGATGAGTCCTCTCCATTCTGCAGCCGCTGGCGGACATGCCCAATGTGTGGAGATGCTGCTCAAAGCTGACCATGATCCAAACTTCATGCTGCACCCCAGGGTGCGCCACAACTATGACGATGAGCGCAGGTCTGCCCTCTTTTTCGCTGTGTCCAACAATGACCTTCAGTGCACCCGCTTGCTGTTAGATGCTGGGGCAATGGTGAACCAGGATCCTATCAACTGTTTGCAGGTGGCTCTTAGACAGGGCAACTATGAACTCATCAACACATTGCTGAAGTTTGGGGCAAATGTAAACTACTACTCCCGCGTCaacaccactcacttcccttcAGCACTGCAGTATGCCTTGAAAGACGAGGTCATGCTGAGAATGATCCTGAACCACGGGTACGATGTGAAGCGTTGCTTTGACTGTCCGTATGGCGATAGTTCCCATGACTACGCTGCTTGGACGACCTCCATCATCAAAGACATGGTG TTCTGTGAGGTGATAACAGTGTCCTGGCTTAAGCACTTATCTGCTCAGGTGGTGCGCATCATGCTCGACTACACCGACCACGTCTCCTTCTGCACCAAACTTAAGGAGACATTAGAGGAGCAGAACCAGTGGCCGGAGATCTGTCACATTCAAC GAAATACACGGAGCCTGAAGCATCTGTGTCGGTTACGGATAAGGGCTCATCTCATTCGCCTGCGCATGAGAGCCCCAGTTTTCATCaacttccttcctcttcctcccaggCTGAAAGATTATCTACGCTACAAGGAGTTTGATGTCTACAGCAGAGGCAGCTTGGTTAACCCACAGTGA